The nucleotide sequence ctagggttctagttagttatatttcgagactggacacttaccctaagtgtcttccaagtaattgtatgctcaatgcccctccgggtccggttcggtatgtcgtatgcgttgatgggtatatcgccccctccaggctccgtaagatagtcaacaagtagaaacgataaaggtaacgaatagagaaacaaggccaaccgagtacgtatactgggttgttggttaagtgcggacgagtcagaaactagaaggtaaccaatgctgtaagacttgaaaattgatcgcgaagaactaagctaagtacatgaatgagtgtccttatatatccttcctggtCGTATCCATGATATGCTCGGGTCTGATCCTCGATACGCTCCGAGCGTGTCGTTGATATGTTCTCTTCATAGCCATGATAAGTTCTTGGCGTATCCCGGATACGCTGGTGATCACGTGATAGGTCTGCCAAATATCaaattgatccttgttccttcctgcatatccaccatcaactgttatccaatgattccatcctaaccctgtatcatcacgtgaggctgatacggcaaggtctgtaacactactattccgagcccgtgacaataGTGGTCCGAGCATCAAGCCACCTGGATGACAATGAAAGCAATGACAGGAATTGGCTGCCAAATGATTGTAGTTTGGGTGTGGCTGTCTAATAATAGCTGATGTTTGGTATTAAACATTAATGTTTTGCATTTACTCTTTGTCTCCTCCTTTGCTTAGCCCTGATAGATATGGCAACACACATCTTAAGTAAAGATAGCCATACAAAATTATACCCATAGCACTTTATTGGAAATCGAAGCCAACAACGTCCGATATGGTGTAATGGTTAACATCGCCGTCTCTCACACGGCAGCtcggggttcgattccccgtGTCGGAACATTTCGATgggactttttttttcaaaaTCGATAAATTCATTTTATTTCAATACCTGGTGTCTTTTTACTCTTAACAGTGAAATCTTGAATGGCTAGACTATTCAACGATATTCATCCCTGAAAACCATTACCCTCTCAGTCTCACCCGCATattcatcctcctcaacccAAGCTCTCCACATCCCTCCACAATTGAAATCAAACACAACCTTTCCATGTCGTAGTTTGTGCCCTCGGCTTTCTGCATCGACTTCCGCTTCCGCCTCAATCCCGATGATTCCGCCTTCTCCCTCGCGAGTTGTGCCCCATCGCTTTCcggcagatgattgcaattCGCCACCCGGTCCTGCAATGGCCGTGACAGCTTGAGCAAGGGTAGTTGAAGAAGCAGGCGGTGAAAAGCGAGCCATGGCGCTGGCTGTGCGCGCTGCTGCAATGCGAAGGAAGGAGTCGCCATTTCCTGTGCCGGAGAGGGCTACTGCTCGTCTGGTGGTGCGAGCGTGTGGCTCAACCTGGTCTGAATAGCCCTTCTCATCGTCGTCAGGGGTCTGTTGGCTATCGGGGTTGGCTGCCGGGATAGATGTATATGCACTGTTTCTTTTGTTGATGAACGACGGCGTGCATTCTGAGAATAGAGAGCGGATGTTTTTGAAGCCCCAGGTCGGGGAACTTGGCGATGTTGGAGATATCAATGCTTCCTGTTCGTCCGGggcatcctcttcctcatcctctggagaagatgatggatAATTAACATCCCAAGCCTCTGCCCAAAACCCGGAACCCATAGTCGGTGTATCACCAATCCTACCAGGCCATTTATTCGTGAGCCCTCCGGTACTCGTCGCAACAGCCAGATTTCCCCATTGATCAAGACATACGCAACCAACTGTCCCTTGGCTCATGGATATGAGTTCCTGATCCTCTTCACTTTcaccctccttctcctccttcccctccaaTCCCCTCCGATGCTCCTCCCACCTCTTCTCCGTCCAAAACCACTCATCAGGCATGATCTCTAATCCCCACTCACTCGCCCTTTCCTCCACATATGGTGCCACAAGCTGCATATGCATACTCCCCCCATCGCCATTCGGCTTGCCGTCTGTATCATAGCCCGTGCGAAGTAACGACTCCCTCGCAAGACGAATAGGATGTCTCACGTTCCGCAGACCCACCACCCCCGCTCCTCTTTTTATATTTTCCTGTTTATCTTCATCGTCGCGACGAACAGATGTCATCATAACCGAAGCTTCCATCTCAATCGTCCCCGCGGAGGTAAAAACGCTTCCGCGGCCGCAGTTGAATAGTTCATCGTCTTCCATTAGTGAGACGGCGTGAGTGGCTGCGTCTAGGGCGGT is from Aspergillus chevalieri M1 DNA, chromosome 8, nearly complete sequence and encodes:
- a CDS encoding isoaspartyl peptidase/L-asparaginase (COG:E;~EggNog:ENOG410PGVJ;~InterPro:IPR000246,IPR029055;~MEROPS:MER0003338;~PFAM:PF01112;~go_function: GO:0016787 - hydrolase activity [Evidence IEA]), whose protein sequence is MANKSPSPMFKPALILHGGAGDIHRSKLPPDLYEKYHASLLSYLRSTKDLLYDGATALDAATHAVSLMEDDELFNCGRGSVFTSAGTIEMEASVMMTSVRRDDEDKQENIKRGAGVVGLRNVRHPIRLARESLLRTGYDTDGKPNGDGGSMHMQLVAPYVEERASEWGLEIMPDEWFWTEKRWEEHRRGLEGKEEKEGESEEDQELISMSQGTVGCVCLDQWGNLAVATSTGGLTNKWPGRIGDTPTMGSGFWAEAWDVNYPSSSPEDEEEDAPDEQEALISPTSPSSPTWGFKNIRSLFSECTPSFINKRNSAYTSIPAANPDSQQTPDDDEKGYSDQVEPHARTTRRAVALSGTGNGDSFLRIAAARTASAMARFSPPASSTTLAQAVTAIAGPGGELQSSAGKRWGTTREGEGGIIGIEAEAEVDAESRGHKLRHGKVVFDFNCGGMWRAWVEEDEYAGETERVMVFRDEYR